From Acipenser ruthenus chromosome 23, fAciRut3.2 maternal haplotype, whole genome shotgun sequence, the proteins below share one genomic window:
- the LOC117413314 gene encoding transcription elongation factor A protein 3-like isoform X9 — MAREEELIRIAKKLDKMVSTNNMEGALDLLKELKAYKMTLKLLQGTRIGMSVNAVRKHCTDEEVVTLAKILIKNWKRLLMESADAQKGELEKGEGNEKRREEISHSKATSTGGPTQPTKQPDKEASKGDSSDSKSISVSPKKHPGEHKRERKDSTDSKSLPPKQPSLEIKKERKDSTDSKSSHPKRPSLDTKKERKDSTDFKLLLQQRPSLDTKKERKDSTDTNSLPPKRPSIDTKKERKDSFDSTSATAIKRPSSDTKAERRNPSDSLFNSTSTPLKKLSLDCKGERRDSHNSKPAISSPPHRKPSTDSREERVNNGKGKVEPPKTPTSPTSPLTPSFSPSGGPFPPHLLTGETIRDKCIEMLSAALKTDDDYKIYGTNCESMAAEIEDHIYQDIKATDMKYKNRVRSRISNLKDPKNPNLRRNVLSRAIELSRIASMTADEMASDELKNLRNVLTQEAIREHQMAKTSGTTTDLLQCGKCKKKNCTYNQVQTRSADEPMTTFVLCNECGNRWKFC, encoded by the exons ATGGCCAGGGAAGAAGAGCTAATCCGGATTGCTAAAAAATTGGACAAGATGGTGTCTACAAATAATATG GAGGGGGCGCTGGACCTGCTGAAAGAGCTGAAGGCATATAAAATGACTTTAAAACTACTTCAG GGCACGAGAATCGGAATGTCGGTGAATGCAGTGCGGAAGCACTGTACTGATGAGGAGGTCGTCACACTGGCTAAAATCCTGATCAAGAACTGGAAGAGGCTGCTCATGG AATCAGCTGATGCTCAGAAAGGAGAGCTCGAGAAAGGAGAGGGCAATGagaagaggagggaggagatttCTCACAGCAAGGCTACGAGTACTGGGGGACCGACACAGCCAACCAAACAACCAGACAAGGAGGCAAG taAGGGAGATTCGTCTGATTCAAAATCCATTTCAGTTTCTCCAAAGAAGCACCCAGGCGAGCATAAAAGGGAAAG AAAAGACTCAACAGATTCTAAGTCCCTGCCTCCAAAACAACCTTCGTTAGAAATCAAAAAAGAAAG AAAAGACTCGACAGATTCCAAATCATCGCATCCTAAACGACCTTCTCTAGACACCAAAAAAGAAAG AAAAGACTCAACAGATTTCAAGTTATTGCTCCAACAACGACCTTCCCTAGATACCAAAAAAGAAAG AAAAGACTCAACAGATACCAATTCATTGCCTCCAAAACGACCCTCCATAGATACCAAGAAAGAAAG AAAGGACTCTTTTGATTCTACTTCTGCCACAGCTATAAAGAGACCTTCCTCAGATACTAAAGCAGAACG GAGAAACCCGTCCGACTCCCTGTTCAACAGCACTTCCACGCCACTGAAAAAGCTCTCCCTTGATTGCAAAGGGGAAAG GAGAGATTCCCACAACTCCAAACCTGCAATCTCATCTCCGCCTCACAGGAAGCCTTCTACTGACAGCAGAGAAGAACG AGTAAACAACGGTAAAGGCAAAGTGGAGCCCCCAAAGACGCCCACTTCCCCCACCAGCCCGCTGACACCCTCATTCAGCCCCTCAGGGGGCCCCTTCCCGCCCCACCTGCTCACTGGGGAGACTATACGTGACAAGTGTATTGAGATGCTGTCTGCTGCACTCAAAACTGACG ATGATTACAAAATCTACGGAACGAACTGCGAATCCATGGCAGCTGAGATTGAAGAT CATATCTACCAAGACATAAAAGCCACAGATATGAAATATAAGAACCGTGTGCGCAGCCGTATCAGCAACCTAAAGGACCCCAAGAACCCCAACCTACGCAGGAACGTGCTGAGCAGAGCCATAGAGCTCAGCAGGATCGCCAGCATGACTGCCGAC GAAATGGCCAGCGATGAGCTGAAGAACCTGAGGAACGTGCTGACCCAGGAAGCTATTCGTGAACACCAGATGGCCAAAACCAGCGGAACCACCACAGACCTGCTGCAGTGTGGCAAATGCAAGAAGAAGAACTGCACGTACAACCAG GTGCAGACTCGCAGTGCTGATGAACCCATGACCACCTTTGTGCTGTGCAACGAGTGCGGAAACCGCTGGAAG ttCTGCTAA
- the LOC117413314 gene encoding transcription elongation factor A protein 3-like isoform X10, with amino-acid sequence MAREEELIRIAKKLDKMVSTNNMEGALDLLKELKAYKMTLKLLQGTRIGMSVNAVRKHCTDEEVVTLAKILIKNWKRLLMESADAQKGELEKGEGNEKRREEISHSKATSTGGPTQPTKQPDKEASKGDSSDSKSISVSPKKHPGEHKRERKDSTDSKSLPPKQPSLEIKKERKDSTDSKSSHPKRPSLDTKKERKDSTDFKLLPQQRPSLDTKKERKDSTDTNSLPPKRPSIDTKKERKDSFDSTSATAIKRPSSDTKAERRNPSDSLFNSTSTPLKKLSLDCKGERRDSHNSKPAISSPPHRKPSTDSREERVNNGKGKVEPPKTPTSPTSPLTPSFSPSGGPFPPHLLTGETIRDKCIEMLSAALKTDDDYKIYGTNCESMAAEIEDHIYQDIKATDMKYKNRVRSRISNLKDPKNPNLRRNVLSRAIELSRIASMTADEMASDELKNLRNVLTQEAIREHQMAKTSGTTTDLLQCGKCKKKNCTYNQVQTRSADEPMTTFVLCNECGNRWKFC; translated from the exons ATGGCCAGGGAAGAAGAGCTAATCCGGATTGCTAAAAAATTGGACAAGATGGTGTCTACAAATAATATG GAGGGGGCGCTGGACCTGCTGAAAGAGCTGAAGGCATATAAAATGACTTTAAAACTACTTCAG GGCACGAGAATCGGAATGTCGGTGAATGCAGTGCGGAAGCACTGTACTGATGAGGAGGTCGTCACACTGGCTAAAATCCTGATCAAGAACTGGAAGAGGCTGCTCATGG AATCAGCTGATGCTCAGAAAGGAGAGCTCGAGAAAGGAGAGGGCAATGagaagaggagggaggagatttCTCACAGCAAGGCTACGAGTACTGGGGGACCGACACAGCCAACCAAACAACCAGACAAGGAGGCAAG taAGGGAGATTCGTCTGATTCAAAATCCATTTCAGTTTCTCCAAAGAAGCACCCAGGCGAGCATAAAAGGGAAAG AAAAGACTCAACAGATTCTAAGTCCCTGCCTCCAAAACAACCTTCGTTAGAAATCAAAAAAGAAAG AAAAGACTCGACAGATTCCAAATCATCGCATCCTAAACGACCTTCTCTAGACACCAAAAAAGAAAG AAAAGACTCAACAGATTTCAAGTTATTGCCCCAACAACGACCTTCCCTAGATACCAAAAAAGAAAG AAAAGACTCAACAGATACCAATTCATTGCCTCCAAAACGACCCTCCATAGATACCAAGAAAGAAAG AAAGGACTCTTTTGATTCTACTTCTGCCACAGCTATAAAGAGACCTTCCTCAGATACTAAAGCAGAACG GAGAAACCCGTCCGACTCCCTGTTCAACAGCACTTCCACGCCACTGAAAAAGCTCTCCCTTGATTGCAAAGGGGAAAG GAGAGATTCCCACAACTCCAAACCTGCAATCTCATCTCCGCCTCACAGGAAGCCTTCTACTGACAGCAGAGAAGAACG AGTAAACAACGGTAAAGGCAAAGTGGAGCCCCCAAAGACGCCCACTTCCCCCACCAGCCCGCTGACACCCTCATTCAGCCCCTCAGGGGGCCCCTTCCCGCCCCACCTGCTCACTGGGGAGACTATACGTGACAAGTGTATTGAGATGCTGTCTGCTGCACTCAAAACTGACG ATGATTACAAAATCTACGGAACGAACTGCGAATCCATGGCAGCTGAGATTGAAGAT CATATCTACCAAGACATAAAAGCCACAGATATGAAATATAAGAACCGTGTGCGCAGCCGTATCAGCAACCTAAAGGACCCCAAGAACCCCAACCTACGCAGGAACGTGCTGAGCAGAGCCATAGAGCTCAGCAGGATCGCCAGCATGACTGCCGAC GAAATGGCCAGCGATGAGCTGAAGAACCTGAGGAACGTGCTGACCCAGGAAGCTATTCGTGAACACCAGATGGCCAAAACCAGCGGAACCACCACAGACCTGCTGCAGTGTGGCAAATGCAAGAAGAAGAACTGCACGTACAACCAG GTGCAGACTCGCAGTGCTGATGAACCCATGACCACCTTTGTGCTGTGCAACGAGTGCGGAAACCGCTGGAAG ttCTGCTAA
- the LOC117413314 gene encoding transcription elongation factor A protein 3-like isoform X6 translates to MAREEELIRIAKKLDKMVSTNNMEGALDLLKELKAYKMTLKLLQGTRIGMSVNAVRKHCTDEEVVTLAKILIKNWKRLLMESADAQKGELEKGEGNEKRREEISHSKATSTGGPTQPTKQPDKEASKGDSSDSKSISVSPKKHPGEHKRERKDSTDSKSLPPKQPSLEIKKERKDSTDSKSSHPKRPSLDTKKERKESTDFKSLPQIRPSLNLKKERKDCTDLMLLPQKRPSLDTKKERKDSTDTNSLPPKRPSIDTKKERKDSFDSTSATAIKRPSSDTKAERRNPSDSLFNSTSTPLKKLSLDCKGERRDSHNSKPAISSPPHRKPSTDSREERVNNGKGKVEPPKTPTSPTSPLTPSFSPSGGPFPPHLLTGETIRDKCIEMLSAALKTDDDYKIYGTNCESMAAEIEDHIYQDIKATDMKYKNRVRSRISNLKDPKNPNLRRNVLSRAIELSRIASMTADEMASDELKNLRNVLTQEAIREHQMAKTSGTTTDLLQCGKCKKKNCTYNQVQTRSADEPMTTFVLCNECGNRWKFC, encoded by the exons ATGGCCAGGGAAGAAGAGCTAATCCGGATTGCTAAAAAATTGGACAAGATGGTGTCTACAAATAATATG GAGGGGGCGCTGGACCTGCTGAAAGAGCTGAAGGCATATAAAATGACTTTAAAACTACTTCAG GGCACGAGAATCGGAATGTCGGTGAATGCAGTGCGGAAGCACTGTACTGATGAGGAGGTCGTCACACTGGCTAAAATCCTGATCAAGAACTGGAAGAGGCTGCTCATGG AATCAGCTGATGCTCAGAAAGGAGAGCTCGAGAAAGGAGAGGGCAATGagaagaggagggaggagatttCTCACAGCAAGGCTACGAGTACTGGGGGACCGACACAGCCAACCAAACAACCAGACAAGGAGGCAAG taAGGGAGATTCGTCTGATTCAAAATCCATTTCAGTTTCTCCAAAGAAGCACCCAGGCGAGCATAAAAGGGAAAG AAAAGACTCAACAGATTCTAAGTCCCTGCCTCCAAAACAACCTTCGTTAGAAATCAAAAAAGAAAG AAAAGACTCGACAGATTCCAAATCATCGCATCCTAAACGACCTTCTCTAGACACCAAAAAAGAAAG AAAAGAATCGACAGATTTCAAGTCACTGCCTCAAATACGACCTTCTCTAAATCTCAAAAAAGAAAG aAAAGACTGTACAGATCTCATGCTATTGCCTCAAAAGCGACCTTCCCtagatacaaaaaaagaaag AAAAGACTCAACAGATACCAATTCATTGCCTCCAAAACGACCCTCCATAGATACCAAGAAAGAAAG AAAGGACTCTTTTGATTCTACTTCTGCCACAGCTATAAAGAGACCTTCCTCAGATACTAAAGCAGAACG GAGAAACCCGTCCGACTCCCTGTTCAACAGCACTTCCACGCCACTGAAAAAGCTCTCCCTTGATTGCAAAGGGGAAAG GAGAGATTCCCACAACTCCAAACCTGCAATCTCATCTCCGCCTCACAGGAAGCCTTCTACTGACAGCAGAGAAGAACG AGTAAACAACGGTAAAGGCAAAGTGGAGCCCCCAAAGACGCCCACTTCCCCCACCAGCCCGCTGACACCCTCATTCAGCCCCTCAGGGGGCCCCTTCCCGCCCCACCTGCTCACTGGGGAGACTATACGTGACAAGTGTATTGAGATGCTGTCTGCTGCACTCAAAACTGACG ATGATTACAAAATCTACGGAACGAACTGCGAATCCATGGCAGCTGAGATTGAAGAT CATATCTACCAAGACATAAAAGCCACAGATATGAAATATAAGAACCGTGTGCGCAGCCGTATCAGCAACCTAAAGGACCCCAAGAACCCCAACCTACGCAGGAACGTGCTGAGCAGAGCCATAGAGCTCAGCAGGATCGCCAGCATGACTGCCGAC GAAATGGCCAGCGATGAGCTGAAGAACCTGAGGAACGTGCTGACCCAGGAAGCTATTCGTGAACACCAGATGGCCAAAACCAGCGGAACCACCACAGACCTGCTGCAGTGTGGCAAATGCAAGAAGAAGAACTGCACGTACAACCAG GTGCAGACTCGCAGTGCTGATGAACCCATGACCACCTTTGTGCTGTGCAACGAGTGCGGAAACCGCTGGAAG ttCTGCTAA
- the LOC117413314 gene encoding transcription elongation factor A protein 3-like isoform X12, translated as MAREEELIRIAKKLDKMVSTNNMEGALDLLKELKAYKMTLKLLQGTRIGMSVNAVRKHCTDEEVVTLAKILIKNWKRLLMESADAQKGELEKGEGNEKRREEISHSKATSTGGPTQPTKQPDKEASKGDSSDSKSISVSPKKHPGEHKRERKDSTDSKSLPPKQPSLEIKKERKDSTDSKSSHPKRPSLDTKKERKDSTDTNSLPPKRPSIDTKKERKDSFDSTSATAIKRPSSDTKAERRNPSDSLFNSTSTPLKKLSLDCKGERRDSHNSKPAISSPPHRKPSTDSREERVNNGKGKVEPPKTPTSPTSPLTPSFSPSGGPFPPHLLTGETIRDKCIEMLSAALKTDDDYKIYGTNCESMAAEIEDHIYQDIKATDMKYKNRVRSRISNLKDPKNPNLRRNVLSRAIELSRIASMTADEMASDELKNLRNVLTQEAIREHQMAKTSGTTTDLLQCGKCKKKNCTYNQVQTRSADEPMTTFVLCNECGNRWKFC; from the exons ATGGCCAGGGAAGAAGAGCTAATCCGGATTGCTAAAAAATTGGACAAGATGGTGTCTACAAATAATATG GAGGGGGCGCTGGACCTGCTGAAAGAGCTGAAGGCATATAAAATGACTTTAAAACTACTTCAG GGCACGAGAATCGGAATGTCGGTGAATGCAGTGCGGAAGCACTGTACTGATGAGGAGGTCGTCACACTGGCTAAAATCCTGATCAAGAACTGGAAGAGGCTGCTCATGG AATCAGCTGATGCTCAGAAAGGAGAGCTCGAGAAAGGAGAGGGCAATGagaagaggagggaggagatttCTCACAGCAAGGCTACGAGTACTGGGGGACCGACACAGCCAACCAAACAACCAGACAAGGAGGCAAG taAGGGAGATTCGTCTGATTCAAAATCCATTTCAGTTTCTCCAAAGAAGCACCCAGGCGAGCATAAAAGGGAAAG AAAAGACTCAACAGATTCTAAGTCCCTGCCTCCAAAACAACCTTCGTTAGAAATCAAAAAAGAAAG AAAAGACTCGACAGATTCCAAATCATCGCATCCTAAACGACCTTCTCTAGACACCAAAAAAGAAAG AAAAGACTCAACAGATACCAATTCATTGCCTCCAAAACGACCCTCCATAGATACCAAGAAAGAAAG AAAGGACTCTTTTGATTCTACTTCTGCCACAGCTATAAAGAGACCTTCCTCAGATACTAAAGCAGAACG GAGAAACCCGTCCGACTCCCTGTTCAACAGCACTTCCACGCCACTGAAAAAGCTCTCCCTTGATTGCAAAGGGGAAAG GAGAGATTCCCACAACTCCAAACCTGCAATCTCATCTCCGCCTCACAGGAAGCCTTCTACTGACAGCAGAGAAGAACG AGTAAACAACGGTAAAGGCAAAGTGGAGCCCCCAAAGACGCCCACTTCCCCCACCAGCCCGCTGACACCCTCATTCAGCCCCTCAGGGGGCCCCTTCCCGCCCCACCTGCTCACTGGGGAGACTATACGTGACAAGTGTATTGAGATGCTGTCTGCTGCACTCAAAACTGACG ATGATTACAAAATCTACGGAACGAACTGCGAATCCATGGCAGCTGAGATTGAAGAT CATATCTACCAAGACATAAAAGCCACAGATATGAAATATAAGAACCGTGTGCGCAGCCGTATCAGCAACCTAAAGGACCCCAAGAACCCCAACCTACGCAGGAACGTGCTGAGCAGAGCCATAGAGCTCAGCAGGATCGCCAGCATGACTGCCGAC GAAATGGCCAGCGATGAGCTGAAGAACCTGAGGAACGTGCTGACCCAGGAAGCTATTCGTGAACACCAGATGGCCAAAACCAGCGGAACCACCACAGACCTGCTGCAGTGTGGCAAATGCAAGAAGAAGAACTGCACGTACAACCAG GTGCAGACTCGCAGTGCTGATGAACCCATGACCACCTTTGTGCTGTGCAACGAGTGCGGAAACCGCTGGAAG ttCTGCTAA
- the LOC117413314 gene encoding transcription elongation factor A protein 3-like isoform X13: MAREEELIRIAKKLDKMVSTNNMEGALDLLKELKAYKMTLKLLQGTRIGMSVNAVRKHCTDEEVVTLAKILIKNWKRLLMESADAQKGELEKGEGNEKRREEISHSKATSTGGPTQPTKQPDKEASKGDSSDSKSISVSPKKHPGEHKRERKDSTDSKSSHPKRPSLDTKKERKDSTDTNSLPPKRPSIDTKKERKDSFDSTSATAIKRPSSDTKAERRNPSDSLFNSTSTPLKKLSLDCKGERRDSHNSKPAISSPPHRKPSTDSREERVNNGKGKVEPPKTPTSPTSPLTPSFSPSGGPFPPHLLTGETIRDKCIEMLSAALKTDDDYKIYGTNCESMAAEIEDHIYQDIKATDMKYKNRVRSRISNLKDPKNPNLRRNVLSRAIELSRIASMTADEMASDELKNLRNVLTQEAIREHQMAKTSGTTTDLLQCGKCKKKNCTYNQVQTRSADEPMTTFVLCNECGNRWKFC; the protein is encoded by the exons ATGGCCAGGGAAGAAGAGCTAATCCGGATTGCTAAAAAATTGGACAAGATGGTGTCTACAAATAATATG GAGGGGGCGCTGGACCTGCTGAAAGAGCTGAAGGCATATAAAATGACTTTAAAACTACTTCAG GGCACGAGAATCGGAATGTCGGTGAATGCAGTGCGGAAGCACTGTACTGATGAGGAGGTCGTCACACTGGCTAAAATCCTGATCAAGAACTGGAAGAGGCTGCTCATGG AATCAGCTGATGCTCAGAAAGGAGAGCTCGAGAAAGGAGAGGGCAATGagaagaggagggaggagatttCTCACAGCAAGGCTACGAGTACTGGGGGACCGACACAGCCAACCAAACAACCAGACAAGGAGGCAAG taAGGGAGATTCGTCTGATTCAAAATCCATTTCAGTTTCTCCAAAGAAGCACCCAGGCGAGCATAAAAGGGAAAG AAAAGACTCGACAGATTCCAAATCATCGCATCCTAAACGACCTTCTCTAGACACCAAAAAAGAAAG AAAAGACTCAACAGATACCAATTCATTGCCTCCAAAACGACCCTCCATAGATACCAAGAAAGAAAG AAAGGACTCTTTTGATTCTACTTCTGCCACAGCTATAAAGAGACCTTCCTCAGATACTAAAGCAGAACG GAGAAACCCGTCCGACTCCCTGTTCAACAGCACTTCCACGCCACTGAAAAAGCTCTCCCTTGATTGCAAAGGGGAAAG GAGAGATTCCCACAACTCCAAACCTGCAATCTCATCTCCGCCTCACAGGAAGCCTTCTACTGACAGCAGAGAAGAACG AGTAAACAACGGTAAAGGCAAAGTGGAGCCCCCAAAGACGCCCACTTCCCCCACCAGCCCGCTGACACCCTCATTCAGCCCCTCAGGGGGCCCCTTCCCGCCCCACCTGCTCACTGGGGAGACTATACGTGACAAGTGTATTGAGATGCTGTCTGCTGCACTCAAAACTGACG ATGATTACAAAATCTACGGAACGAACTGCGAATCCATGGCAGCTGAGATTGAAGAT CATATCTACCAAGACATAAAAGCCACAGATATGAAATATAAGAACCGTGTGCGCAGCCGTATCAGCAACCTAAAGGACCCCAAGAACCCCAACCTACGCAGGAACGTGCTGAGCAGAGCCATAGAGCTCAGCAGGATCGCCAGCATGACTGCCGAC GAAATGGCCAGCGATGAGCTGAAGAACCTGAGGAACGTGCTGACCCAGGAAGCTATTCGTGAACACCAGATGGCCAAAACCAGCGGAACCACCACAGACCTGCTGCAGTGTGGCAAATGCAAGAAGAAGAACTGCACGTACAACCAG GTGCAGACTCGCAGTGCTGATGAACCCATGACCACCTTTGTGCTGTGCAACGAGTGCGGAAACCGCTGGAAG ttCTGCTAA
- the LOC117413314 gene encoding transcription elongation factor A protein 3-like isoform X11: MAREEELIRIAKKLDKMVSTNNMEGALDLLKELKAYKMTLKLLQGTRIGMSVNAVRKHCTDEEVVTLAKILIKNWKRLLMESADAQKGELEKGEGNEKRREEISHSKATSTGGPTQPTKQPDKEASKGDSSDSKSISVSPKKHPGEHKRERKDSTDSKSLPPKQPSLEIKKERKDSTDSKSSHPKRPSLDTKKERKESTDFKSLPQIRPSLNLKKERKDSTDTNSLPPKRPSIDTKKERKDSFDSTSATAIKRPSSDTKAERRNPSDSLFNSTSTPLKKLSLDCKGERRDSHNSKPAISSPPHRKPSTDSREERVNNGKGKVEPPKTPTSPTSPLTPSFSPSGGPFPPHLLTGETIRDKCIEMLSAALKTDDDYKIYGTNCESMAAEIEDHIYQDIKATDMKYKNRVRSRISNLKDPKNPNLRRNVLSRAIELSRIASMTADEMASDELKNLRNVLTQEAIREHQMAKTSGTTTDLLQCGKCKKKNCTYNQVQTRSADEPMTTFVLCNECGNRWKFC; encoded by the exons ATGGCCAGGGAAGAAGAGCTAATCCGGATTGCTAAAAAATTGGACAAGATGGTGTCTACAAATAATATG GAGGGGGCGCTGGACCTGCTGAAAGAGCTGAAGGCATATAAAATGACTTTAAAACTACTTCAG GGCACGAGAATCGGAATGTCGGTGAATGCAGTGCGGAAGCACTGTACTGATGAGGAGGTCGTCACACTGGCTAAAATCCTGATCAAGAACTGGAAGAGGCTGCTCATGG AATCAGCTGATGCTCAGAAAGGAGAGCTCGAGAAAGGAGAGGGCAATGagaagaggagggaggagatttCTCACAGCAAGGCTACGAGTACTGGGGGACCGACACAGCCAACCAAACAACCAGACAAGGAGGCAAG taAGGGAGATTCGTCTGATTCAAAATCCATTTCAGTTTCTCCAAAGAAGCACCCAGGCGAGCATAAAAGGGAAAG AAAAGACTCAACAGATTCTAAGTCCCTGCCTCCAAAACAACCTTCGTTAGAAATCAAAAAAGAAAG AAAAGACTCGACAGATTCCAAATCATCGCATCCTAAACGACCTTCTCTAGACACCAAAAAAGAAAG AAAAGAATCGACAGATTTCAAGTCACTGCCTCAAATACGACCTTCTCTAAATCTCAAAAAAGAAAG AAAAGACTCAACAGATACCAATTCATTGCCTCCAAAACGACCCTCCATAGATACCAAGAAAGAAAG AAAGGACTCTTTTGATTCTACTTCTGCCACAGCTATAAAGAGACCTTCCTCAGATACTAAAGCAGAACG GAGAAACCCGTCCGACTCCCTGTTCAACAGCACTTCCACGCCACTGAAAAAGCTCTCCCTTGATTGCAAAGGGGAAAG GAGAGATTCCCACAACTCCAAACCTGCAATCTCATCTCCGCCTCACAGGAAGCCTTCTACTGACAGCAGAGAAGAACG AGTAAACAACGGTAAAGGCAAAGTGGAGCCCCCAAAGACGCCCACTTCCCCCACCAGCCCGCTGACACCCTCATTCAGCCCCTCAGGGGGCCCCTTCCCGCCCCACCTGCTCACTGGGGAGACTATACGTGACAAGTGTATTGAGATGCTGTCTGCTGCACTCAAAACTGACG ATGATTACAAAATCTACGGAACGAACTGCGAATCCATGGCAGCTGAGATTGAAGAT CATATCTACCAAGACATAAAAGCCACAGATATGAAATATAAGAACCGTGTGCGCAGCCGTATCAGCAACCTAAAGGACCCCAAGAACCCCAACCTACGCAGGAACGTGCTGAGCAGAGCCATAGAGCTCAGCAGGATCGCCAGCATGACTGCCGAC GAAATGGCCAGCGATGAGCTGAAGAACCTGAGGAACGTGCTGACCCAGGAAGCTATTCGTGAACACCAGATGGCCAAAACCAGCGGAACCACCACAGACCTGCTGCAGTGTGGCAAATGCAAGAAGAAGAACTGCACGTACAACCAG GTGCAGACTCGCAGTGCTGATGAACCCATGACCACCTTTGTGCTGTGCAACGAGTGCGGAAACCGCTGGAAG ttCTGCTAA